In a single window of the Thermoanaerobacterium sp. PSU-2 genome:
- a CDS encoding S1 RNA-binding domain-containing protein, with amino-acid sequence MDDFMNEYTFNEIHAGDIVKGKIIKILNDGIIADIGYKSDAFVPKSQLSLNPNIRISDDFNVGDEINLYIIKREDENGDVLASKVKADTELAEERLNTSFKNGDILNGKIIEVVKGGVVAEVLGVKAFIPASQLDMHYVDDLNSYLGEKIEVKIIDYIPSKKLVASRRIVLEEEKSKKKETLLKNIREGQVINGVVRSIAKFGVFVDLGGIDGLIPLREISWSKNVNINDVLHIGDRVDVYVDKIDQEKITLNLKKLFPDPWVNINEKFKVGDIILGIITNVTTFGAFVEISEGLEGLAHKNDLIKNVKEYKIGDEITVEIISFDSEKKKLSLKEVEKNSESYDLEREELNVTIKDRIQNINNYS; translated from the coding sequence GAATTATAGCGGATATCGGATATAAATCTGATGCATTTGTTCCTAAATCGCAATTGTCACTTAATCCAAACATAAGAATAAGCGATGATTTTAATGTAGGAGATGAAATCAATCTATATATAATAAAAAGAGAAGATGAAAATGGTGATGTTTTAGCTTCAAAGGTAAAAGCAGACACCGAATTAGCTGAAGAAAGATTAAATACATCATTTAAAAATGGAGATATATTAAATGGAAAAATAATTGAAGTAGTAAAAGGGGGTGTTGTTGCCGAAGTATTAGGAGTTAAAGCATTTATACCAGCATCACAACTTGATATGCATTATGTGGATGATTTAAACTCATATTTAGGAGAAAAAATTGAAGTAAAAATCATTGATTATATTCCAAGCAAAAAATTAGTTGCATCAAGGAGAATCGTTTTAGAAGAAGAAAAAAGCAAAAAGAAAGAAACTTTGCTAAAGAACATACGAGAAGGGCAAGTTATCAACGGCGTAGTAAGATCAATTGCAAAATTTGGTGTCTTTGTTGATTTAGGTGGTATTGATGGTTTGATTCCATTAAGAGAAATTTCTTGGAGTAAAAATGTGAATATAAATGATGTATTGCATATTGGCGATAGAGTAGATGTTTATGTTGATAAAATAGATCAAGAAAAAATAACGCTAAATTTGAAAAAGCTTTTTCCAGATCCGTGGGTGAATATTAATGAGAAGTTTAAAGTTGGAGATATTATATTGGGTATTATAACAAATGTGACTACATTTGGTGCTTTTGTAGAGATTTCCGAAGGGTTAGAGGGGTTAGCGCACAAAAATGATTTAATAAAAAATGTCAAAGAGTATAAAATAGGGGACGAAATTACAGTCGAAATAATTAGCTTTGACTCAGAAAAGAAAAAGTTAAGCTTGAAGGAAGTTGAAAAAAACAGTGAATCTTATGACTTAGAAAGAGAAGAATTAAATGTAACAATAAAGGATAGAATACAAAACATAAATAATTATTCATAG
- the speD gene encoding adenosylmethionine decarboxylase gives MNALGRHILAEIYGCDENVLDDCELIEDIMVKAAIEAGAEVREVAFHKFSPQGVSGVVVISESHITIHTWPELGYAAVDVFTCGDNVNPWNACNYLTKMLKAKNMTATEVKRGVFEQPVKVVNL, from the coding sequence ATGAATGCTTTGGGTCGCCACATACTGGCAGAGATTTATGGTTGCGATGAAAATGTTCTTGATGATTGTGAATTAATAGAAGACATAATGGTAAAAGCAGCTATAGAAGCAGGTGCCGAAGTCCGTGAAGTTGCTTTCCATAAATTTAGCCCCCAGGGCGTTAGTGGAGTCGTTGTTATTTCTGAATCACATATAACAATTCATACTTGGCCGGAATTAGGGTATGCAGCTGTTGATGTGTTTACGTGTGGAGATAATGTAAATCCGTGGAATGCATGTAATTATTTAACCAAGATGTTGAAGGCGAAGAATATGACTGCTACTGAAGTAAAAAGAGGGGTTTTTGAACAACCTGTCAAAGTTGTAAATTTGTAA
- a CDS encoding protein-glutamate O-methyltransferase CheR, with protein MNYDEFLQKIFNLTGIDLSLYKEKQMKRRVDSFIANNNCKNYDVFYEILTKDTKIYREFLKYITINVTEFFRNLEQWMILKNEILPKIIKKNMKIWSAACSTGEEAYSLAMLLSDFIDLREINIIATDIDDVVLEKAKKGIYNNKSIEKIPEEYMKYFTKLDENNFVISEELRKNIVFKKHNLLLDKYPDSVDLIVCRNVLIYFNDKAKEEIYKKFYSSLSSNGILFVGSTEQIIFPYKYNFAPIKTFFYKKISK; from the coding sequence TTGAATTATGACGAGTTTTTGCAGAAAATATTTAATTTAACCGGTATAGATTTATCTCTTTATAAAGAAAAACAAATGAAGAGAAGAGTCGATTCGTTTATTGCAAATAACAATTGTAAAAATTACGATGTTTTTTATGAGATACTAACTAAGGATACGAAAATTTACAGAGAGTTTTTGAAATATATTACGATAAATGTGACAGAGTTTTTTAGAAATTTAGAACAATGGATGATTTTAAAAAACGAAATATTACCTAAAATTATCAAAAAGAACATGAAGATTTGGAGTGCTGCTTGTTCTACAGGTGAAGAAGCATATAGCCTTGCTATGTTGCTATCAGATTTTATAGATTTAAGAGAAATCAACATCATTGCTACTGATATTGATGATGTAGTGCTTGAGAAAGCAAAAAAGGGGATTTATAACAATAAAAGTATTGAAAAAATTCCAGAAGAATATATGAAATATTTTACTAAATTAGATGAAAATAATTTTGTTATTTCTGAAGAGTTGAGAAAAAATATTGTGTTTAAAAAGCACAATTTGTTACTTGATAAATATCCAGATAGCGTAGATTTGATTGTATGTAGAAATGTATTAATATATTTTAATGATAAGGCTAAAGAAGAAATTTATAAAAAATTTTATTCTAGCTTGAGTTCAAATGGAATCCTCTTTGTGGGAAGCACAGAACAAATCATTTTTCCTTACAAATATAATTTTGCTCCAATAAAAACTTTTTTTTACAAAAAAATTTCTAAGTGA